The Mytilus trossulus isolate FHL-02 chromosome 13, PNRI_Mtr1.1.1.hap1, whole genome shotgun sequence genome has a segment encoding these proteins:
- the LOC134694563 gene encoding uncharacterized protein LOC134694563: protein MSISVMDNLEVHVFSDASEKAVAASAYLRAIDTYGTSTVGFIMGKSKLAPLSGNTIPRLELCGAVLATEIGKTISENLDVPLDSIKYYSDSKIVLGYITNQTRRFHTYVSNRIERILSVSSSNQWQFVPTHLNPSDCGTRYSISVDMENNPWLLRPKWMKNSDEEAQCDVKILYPLVSPDNDKEIRKEISASKTSIDALAPIVGRFEKFSSWRRLVKAISFLQHVAQSFSLKDKSCQGWHFCQNVMSVDSYQKAELFILKECQKEVYSQEIECLARGTNISKQSSLISLSPFLDSQGLIRVG, encoded by the coding sequence ATGTCAATCAGTGTTATGGACAACTtagaagtacatgtattttcagaCGCTTCAGAGAAGGCAGTTGCGGCTTCGGCATATTTAAGAGCTATCGACACATATGGGACCAGTACCGTCGGATTTATTATGGGAAAATCGAAACTAGCACCTCTTAGCGGAAACACGATACCAAGATTAGAGTTATGTGGGGCTGTCTTGGCAACCGAAATTGGAAaaacaatatctgaaaatttaGATGTTCCGTTGGACTCTATCAAGTATTATTCTGATAGCAAAATTGTGTTAGGATATATCACTAATCAGACCCGACGTTTTCACACCTACGTGTCAAACAGAATTGAACGCATTCTGAGTGTATCGTCGTCAAATCAGTGGCAGTTTGTCCCAACACATTTAAACCCATCAGATTGCGGTACACGTTACTCAATATCTGTTGATATGGAAAACAATCCATGGCTTCTTCGGCCGAAGTGGATGAAGAACTCTGACGAAGAAGCTCAATGTGATGTCAAAATATTATATCCGTTAGTTAGTCCAGATAATGATAAAGAGATTAGAAAAGAGATAAGTGCATCGAAAACGTCAATAGATGCGCTTGCGCCAATAGTGGGGCGTTTTGAAAAATTCTCTAGTTGGAGACGGCTTGTGAAAGCTATATCATTTTTGCAACATGTGGCTCAGTCATTCAGTTTAAAGGATAAGTCGTGCCAAGGTTggcatttttgtcaaaatgtcatGTCAGTTGATAGTTACCAAAAAGCGGAATTATTTATCTTGAAGGAATGTCAGAAGGAAGTATATTCGCAAGAGATAGAATGTTTGGCTAGAGGCacaaacatttcaaaacaatCATCTTTAATCTCTCTTTCGCCATTTTTGGATTCACAAGGTTTGATTCGTGTAGGATGA
- the LOC134694562 gene encoding uncharacterized protein LOC134694562 has protein sequence MGGVWERMIGVTRRILDAVILTSSSKSLTHESLTTFLAEVTAIINARPIAQISSDPEMPLILSPSMLLTGKQDYLPVITDTYNLKDMYRAQWKHVQVLSDIFWKHWRSDYLQCLQQRRKWHVDKDDIKVGDIILMRDKSIYRGEWPLGIVEEVFKSDDGKVRKARLRIYKEGKAVTYTRPISEMVLLVD, from the coding sequence ATGGGAGGAGTGTGGGAAAGGATGATAGGTGTCACACGAAGAATATTAGACGCTGTTATCTTAACTTCTAGTAGTAAAAGTTTGACTCATGAAAGTTTAACAACATTCTTAGCTGAAGTGACCGCTATTATTAACGCAAGACCCATTGCACAGATATCATCAGATCCAGAAATGCCTTTGATTCTAAGCCCATCAATGCTCTTAACTGGAAAACAAGACTACTTACCTGTGATAACGGACACATACAATCTCAAGGATATGTATCGTGCACAATGGAAACATGTGCAAGTTCTATCAGATATATTCTGGAAGCATTGGAGGTCAGATTATTTACAATGTTTGCAACAGAGACGTAAATGGCACGTTGACAAAGACGATATCAAAGTTGGTGATATAATTCTTATGAGAGACAAATCTATTTACCGAGGAGAGTGGCCACTAGGCATTGTGGAGGAAGTTTTCAAAAGTGATGATGGAAAAGTACGCAAGGCTCGCCTCCGCATTTACAAGGAAGGAAAAGCTGTTACATATACTAGACCGATTAGTGAGATGGTTTTATTGGTAGACTGA